The following coding sequences are from one Nicotiana tomentosiformis chromosome 3, ASM39032v3, whole genome shotgun sequence window:
- the LOC104087184 gene encoding mediator of RNA polymerase II transcription subunit 22a-like yields the protein MNKGGVGGGSGGGGGPTAAAAAAAAQKQKSLLQRVDADIGNIVDNFSFLVNVARVNDPPVRNSQEAFMMEMRASRMVQAADTLLKLVSELKQTAIFSGFASLNDHVEQRTEEFTEQVEKTECMLSRIGEEAAASLKELESHYYSSAERTSSLPSYSQETMP from the exons ATGAATAAAGGAGGGGTTGGTGGTGGAAGTGGTGGAGGGGGCGGACCTACTGCCGCGGCGGCGGCGGCCGCAGCTCAAAAGCAGAAAAGCTTGCTTCAGAGAGTGGATGCTGATATTGGCAATATTGTTGACAATTTTAGCTTCCTTGTTAACGTTGCACGG GTCAATGATCCACCTGTCAGAAACTCGCAAGAAGCATTTATGATGGAGATGCGTGCATCTCGAATG GTCCAAGCAGCTGACACACTGCTTAAGTTGGTGTCAGAGTTGAAGCAAACAGCTATATTTTCAGGATTTGCATCTCTAAATGATCATGTGGAGCAGAGAACAGAAGAATTTACTGAACAGGTTGAGAAAACAGAATGCATGTTATCTAGAATTGGAGAGGAAGCAGCTGCTAGCCTTAAGGAGCTTGAATCACATTATTATTCTTCTGCAGAAAGAACCAGTAGTCTGCCTTCTTACAGCCAAGAAACAATGCCCTGA